CCAAGAAACCCCACCAAGACTATTGTCAATATCGATAAGGTTTGGGGCCGGCGACGGGACTAAACCTGCTGCTAGCTAGCCGGTTTGACATTCCGATTAATctagagaaagaaaaggtaaaacCGGATCGTTTACTTTTGATACCAATCACCATCAAAGTAAGCTAGAAATTATGAGTGACTAATACACACAAGAAAGCATCCGTGACCAAAAAATATAAACACGAGAAAACACCCATCACTAGCATGCCCAGATAGAAGTTAGAAATAAAAGAGTGAATTTCACGTTTTTAcccatttttctgaatttgtgAGTATGTTTACCTCATTTTAAATTATGTGCGCATTTTATCTCatttttgtaaatttgtgACGGCGTTTGCCAATTTAACTAGGCCTAGTTCTGACATGATGTGCTAACTTGTTGGACCGGTGTGGCAATCGATTGCATGCAAATTGGCAGCGTATTTTCGCTATGCATTTTCTCACTCGGCTGGACCCGACTCTCTTGCCAACCCATCTCCATGATCTCAAGCTCGACGGACTCAATTCCCTCCTTTCATAGTACACACAAGTGCCAACTGCGATGCCACCATGGTAAAGTCctacaaagaagaagaagttgcGAGCCAGATGTGTCAGCTAGATAAGAGAGAGAAGTGGCGAATGGTTCAATGGAGCTTGTGAGAGCGGAGAGATGGGATGTCAAGTGGATTGGGGGAGAAAACACATCGCATTAGCCCGACGGGTGGACCCATCATGTCAAACGAGGAAATTAGTTAAATGAGATGAACACTGTCACAAGTTTACAAATATGGAAGAAAATGTGGCACAAAATTAACTAAATGGAGTGGACACCATCACAAATTTATAAACATGGGGGGAATTCACTCTGGGAATAATGATTTCGTGCAACTAGTTGGCACTACAACTCATTATTTGTTTGAAAATGTGTGCATGGATTAAGAAAAGGACAAATAAAGGCGCAACTTGGCGCATCACGCATATGCATGGCACATAGTCATGTAATGTACCTTCACACCACAAACTACTACAATTCTTAGCTAAATCATGACCCCAACAGTTCTTTTCGCTTGGTAAATTGGAAACCAATTAATACCCGGATCAAAGGTAGTAGCTTGAATAATGTCCCCAAAACCGCTTTGGGTCATCGATCTGTTCTCAGTTGGGTGTCGATCACTCTAATTACTATTGAAGAACTATTTTTTGagttacataaaaaatatgaaatagTTCGTGCATGTAAGTGGTGCTATACGAGTGCAGCTACCAAAgttcgtaaaaaaaattatgattcTTGTAACCCGTAAAGAAGATAAACATCATTTATTTCACGGTGGACGCTCTAGATGAGTAAGGTCTAACTTTCCGGGTGCGTGCTGGTCAGTACGTTTCCAGGATAATTCCCACGGACATTCCAATTATTATGCTAGAAGATTGCTTGTTAAAAAAACTCAAGGTGGATTCATCGAATCTTTCCAGCATCGGAATAACGTCCGTGTTCACTTCCGGCGAACGGAAAAACGTCCGTGTGCATCGCAAGAAATAGCATCCCCCAGTAATACTATTCGCACCCAAGATGCTCCCAATAATGGCGCTGTttgtctcaaaaaaaaagatggcgTTGTTTGCATCATCACCCGCAACAAAATCCGCACAAGGAAAAAGCCTAAACTAAGCACCGCGGCACAAAGCAAAGCCGGTCATTGGTGAATCCGGCGGGTCCCGTCCGCCCAAGCCCCACACGAGCCAACTTCCCGGGCCCACCTCAACTCTCTGCCCAACCGCCGATCAGAGATCAGACGGCCGTGATCCGGAGCTGACGTGTGCACGTGGGCCCCACGCTGACTGGGCGGAAGGGATAAACTCCCGCGGCGCACGGAAGCTCCCCAACCGACACCCGCCACGTGTCCCGTTGGCCAAAGGCGCCAAGCTGCTCCTGGGTCGCAAGACGCGAGGCCCCGGAGCCGCGCGGACCGGCTATAAATACGGCGCTCTCATCCGCTAATCCCCGCATCTCGCCACACACGAGCGTTCGTTCACCGTCTCgatcactctctctctctcaggcAGCCCGAaacttgctcttcttcttcctcgtcgtcctcgccgctATCCACAATGTGTGGGATTTTGGCCGTCCTTGGGTGCGCCGACTGGTCGCAGGCCAAGAGGGCTCGCGTCCTCGCCTGCTCCCGTAGGCAAGCACCCCACTCTCACCCCGGCCTACTAATCCCTAGCTTGCGATTCTGATTCTGTCGAGATGATCCTGAGGTTCCCGGATGACACACATGTCGTTGATATCTGTGTACATACGTATTTAATTGTCAATTGTTCTTTGAACTTGCCGGAAAAACTAACGGGAGGAAAAAAGGGTTATGGATATTTtggttcttttgttttgtcctTTCTGTCTCCCTGGGGCTCTGGGGGTGGGGATCGCATAGGAATCATAGAGAATCGAACAGGGAGGGGCAGATCTGAAAAAAGAACACTGGAACCTTCGTTGTTCGATAAGCCCCTTATTTGTTTAGTTGTTATCGATTGGTCTATTCCCTACGGCTCTCGTGGTGGATTTTCAAGGTTTTGTTTGACGTGTTCGACTGGATGTGACGCAGGCTGAAGCACCGTGGACCGGACTGGTCCGGGCTGTTCCAGTGTGAGAGCAACTTCCTGGCGCAGCAGCGGCTCTCCATCGTCTCCCCGCTCTCCGGCGACCAGCCCCTCTACAACAAGGACCgcaccgtcgtcgtcgtggtaTGCATATCATATCATCTGCTTTTTTTATAAGCTCGATCTGTTTGCCGCGTCGTCTCGACCAGTAGAGTGTCCATCGATCGTTTTCTAACTGTGTTGTTGTGTTGTTGAATAAAAAGGCCAATGGAGAGATCTACAACCACAAGAAGATCCGGAAGCAGTTCGCCGCCAAGCACGCCTTCACCACCGGCAGCGACTGCGAGGTCATCATCCCTCTGGTAAGAGATCGAGATGCCAAATTTAGTCCAGCAAATTGTTAAggacacaaaaacaaaactgaaCACTGATGCCGACCTTCCCCTGCTGCTGTCGTCTCAAAAGTATGAGGAGTACGGCGAGAACTTCGTTAACATGCTCGACGGTGTCTTCTCCTTCGTCCTGTTCGACACCCGCAACAAGACGTACATGgccgcccgcgacgccgtTGGGGTCAACCCGCTCTACATCGGCTGGGGCAGCGATGGTGAGCACATCTCAACTGACAAAGCGGCTCCTTTCCATGAATTCTTCGCTCGGTGACACGCTTATCTTACTTGTTTTCCATGGGTGGCAGGCTCCGTCTGGATATCGTCGGAGATGAAGGCGTTGCACGAGGACTGCCCAAAATTCGAGCTCTTCCCTCCGGGGCACCTCTATtcgagcgccgccgcgggtTTCCGGCGCTGGTACAACCCGGAGTGGTTCCTGGAGCACGTCCCGGCGACTCCCTACCAGCCCCGCGTGCTCAGAGAGGCATTCGAGAAGGTGACTTATCAATTGCTTAATTTGTACGCTAGTAGTACGTGTGATGATGTTGACTGACTGGAACTGACCACGTGATTCctgtgtgttttttggattcGTAGGCTGTCATCAAGAGGCTGATGACCGATGTGCCCTTTGGCGTTCTCCTCTCCGGCGGGCTCGACTCATCTCTCGTCGCCTCGGTCACCAAGCGCCATCTCGTCGAGACTGAAGCTGCTGAGAAGTTCGGAACTGAGCTCCACTCCTTTGTCGTTGGCCTAGAGGTTTGACTTTTCGCCATGAATCTGCAGACGTTGTTCTTGTCATAAATTTGCAGAGTACGTTCTTGTGTGTTTGCATCGTCAAGAACCATGGGGACGCTGATGGTTTTGATATGTTGTTGCGCATTGTAGGGCTCGCCTGATCTGAAGGCGGCAAGGGAGGTTGCTGATTATCTCGGAACCATCCACCACGAGTTCCATTTCACTGTCCAGGTaaagaaaagtaaaaaaaactgaacgGTTCATGCTGACTTGATCAGACAACCTGTAACGGTACAATTAACAAGACTTTTACACGTACAACCAACCGAAATTTTACATTAAATAAAGAACTGAAGTCTCGAGGCTTGGATAAATTAATGACAAACCTTCTCGATCATGCGTGGGATCAAGGATTCAGAATTAAAAGAAGTACTGATATACGAGTCATTTGGCCTTTCTGTAGGATGGCATTGATGCCATCGAGGAAGTGATTTATCACAACGAGACCTACGACGTGACGACGATCCGTGCGAGCACGCCCATGTTCCTCATGGCGCgcaagatcaaggcgctcggAGTTAAGATGGTGCTGTCAGGGGAAGGGTCCGATGAGCTCCTTGGTGGCTACCTCTACTTCCATTTCGCCCCAAACAAGGAGGAGTTCCACAAGGAAACCTGCCGCAAGGTGGTTCACTAGAACTAACAATAGTACTACCACAGAAACAAGAGCTAAAAACACTGGCCAATTCCTGTCCGTTTTGACACGAAACTGGTGTAATCCGCAGGTGAAAGCGCTCCATCAGTATGACTGCTTACGCGCCAACAAGGCGACGTCAGCGTGGGGCCTGGAAGTCCGCGTGCCGTTCCTCGACAAGGAGTTCATTGAGGTTGCCATGAGCATGGACCCCGAATGGAAGCTGGTAAATTTCATCTCTGTCGCGAAGGACTACGTGTTCACTGTATTTTTTGTCAGAGTTTTCTGACGCTTCTTGTTGTTGGCTTCTTGCTGCGATGCAGTACGACCCTGATCTTGGTCGCATGGAGAAGTGGGTATTGAGGAAGGCCTTCGATGTCGAGGAGGAGCCTTACCTGCCGAAGGTACTACAGAACACCAGACCCTCGAACGTTTCAGATATCCGGGGTTTACATACACGGTGCTCTGAACTAACTAATGCTTTTTGCAATGTTCCCCTCCACAGCATATCCTCTACCGCCAGAAGGAGCAGTTTAGTGACGGTGTGGGGTACAACTGGATAGACGGCCTGAAGGCCTTCACGGAGCAGCAGGTATATTTGACTAGCCATGTCCGCTCTAGCTTGCTCTGAACTAATTGTTCCTCTGTTTTAcgaatccttttttttttcaggtcaCCGATGAGATGATGAAAAACGCCGCAGAAGAGTACCCATACAACACGCCTATCAACAAGGAGGCGTACTACTACCGAATGATCTTCGAGAGGCTCTACCCTCAGGTGATTCTGAATTTCCGAGCAACTGAACTGACGGATTAGATTAATTCTGCAGCCACTCTTTCGGAACGATTTACTGACGCTCAGGGATACAAAACACAGGACTCGGCGAGGGAGACCGTGCCCTGGGGCCCGAGCATCGCGTGCAGCACGCCGGCGGCAATCGAGTGGGTGGCGCAGTGGAAAGCCTCCAACGACCCCTCCGGCCGGCTCATCGCCTCGCACAACGACTCCTCCGCTGCCGGCCCCGCCGCTCACACCGAGGACGTTGGCCATACCAGCTGCAAAGGCATCGTTAACGGGGTGGTGACGGCCAACGGCAACGGCCACATCAACGGAGTGGTGCCGAACGGGAAAACCAACGGGATTCTGGGATAACCCGGTGGGTGCTCCCTGCGGCTAGGCCAGCCGTAGCAGAGGATATGGCTAGTAGTTCTGTGCGTGTCCTCAGAACTGATGGCCCGTGCAAGCCATTGGTTGAGCAGCCGGTGTTGTTGCTGTGTATGTGTTGTACTACTTGGTGTTGTAACGTTTTTTCGATGTTTTGTGTGTGTTGCGCCTGCGCGCGGGCGTGAGCAAGCTAGCGCGAGACATCCAGCAATTCAAGGATTATCAATGTGGAAGGGTGATCACCTGTACCAGGTCGTGAATTGAGTTATATCATCAAAAATTGATCGATCCCGAATTCCCAATCCGTCTTATATTGTGTCGATTAGCTTCTCTGTTCCCCACTCGTTTCTTGTTTTACTACGGCCGAGGAATGTGCTACCAGGTGCCTGTGATCGGACACGACTCGTTATAGACTTAGCACCAAGCACCTGAGACCGCTTTCCCTGTCCCTCCGGTAACAAAATAGAGAGCAGGGGGATCGATGCTGGCGCGATCCAGTTGGCCCATGTCTTAAGGCCTACTACTAGCCACTACGCGGCCCATCTGTCCAGCTCCTCGTACCAATGTAAACATCTGGTGCAGGGGCCCAAAAAGGCGTTTATAATTGCCCGCGACACCTAACTAAAAGAAACCCttgtctcaaaaaaaaaacactaaaagAAACCCTGTTCTAAAAATACAAAGAAACCATTGCATCGTTTCCCTGAAGCGCAAACAGAAGAAAACGTACCCTTTTCTGCATGCATTTATCAGTTGAGTCTTTGGTGCTTTAGTCTAAAACTAATCTTCAGACGAAGGCGCTGATTAATggaacacaccatacaagctcCCTCTGTCTCAATTTGTCAAAAGCCCACCCAAATTTTCTGCATTATGGTCAACGTTTTAATTGGGTGCTACTGTTCGCTTGATGATCACCGGTAATTAAAAGCTTCAGTCGCACTGTGACAGGCAAGGTGATATGGGAAGAGGGGGAACTTCTCCATCctcatttttctattttttttgtgaaacaaaCAAGGACAAGGTATTTAGTGTTGGTGTATATCATTTTTTTGTGCGCGAAAGTGTTGGTGTACATTGAGGTGGCTATATAGCTATCAGAAGTCCAGAACCACATTGATCACAAATGAATCCACCTATTAGCAACAAATCCCATCGCTGACGTGTGGGCTACAATTTTGGCATTGCAAAGATCATCAACGAATATACATCGCCGTCCCGGGTATGCCTGTGGTCACTGTGTCACACGAAAGACAGTTACACAGACTTGAAAGTAGAGAGGAAAGGAATTAATTtgcttgcaagttgcaacccCGTCAGCAAGCCAATCGAACAGCAGTTAGTACTATTGGTAGAAGAGCAGGGTGTAGAAGAGCTGGTTCCACGTGTCGGGGAGGCCGGGGAGGCACCAGTGGCTGCAGTCGGCTGAGGCGGCAAGGTTGgcgcgctgcggcggcgagaggTCGCCGCTGTACACGGACGGGTGCGCGTCCTTGCGCAGCGCCGACAGCGCCGTGATGTCGAGCAAATGGACCGGGCTTCTCATGCCCTGCAGCACCGTTTGTATCACCTGCTGCTGGCCCGTGGACGCCGGCTGCGCCGTGGAGTTGAGCCCTGTCATCAATGGGGCCGTCTCCCCGTAGCAGTTCTTGGACACCGGGTTGGGCCACTCCTTGGAGCTGTTCAAGCCCATGCCACAAATCGAAGCAGCCCACACAAACAGTTAAAACTCTCATATTGATAAGTGTACGGTGTATATTCAGAGGTCAGGGACAGATATGTCCAGCCAGATAGAGTCATGTGTGAAAAGAGATGGCTGTAGCAGTTAGTTGCGTACCTGTAGTGAGTGGGCGACATGGATTGGAAGAAGACACGGGTCTTGGCTGGATCTACATTGAGGTCCACCCAGTTGGCCCAGGTGGTCATCCCACGCTGGAACGCCGCCATCCTGTCCATGTCCTCCGTGTATCGCCCGCCCACCCCCATGTAATCCCACCTGGAAGCGCGCATCGCAATCGTGCATGTAAATTACTCCCAAGCTGAATCAAAAAGCTAGGAAGGAACTCTCAGCTCGATATGATGTATACGTAACGTACCCCTGGAGTGCGCCGGTGTGCGTCCACCAGTGGCCGGAGTTGAAGGAGAGCACGTCGGCGCCGCGCCACGCCTGCGCGTTCTCGGCGATGTCGTCGAGCATCAGGACCCGTTTCCCCTGCACCACGTCGATGTCCACCAGGTACGGCGCGCGGTGGAAAGACAGCACCAACTCGTACTCCTGCCATACGTACAGGCCAGTGCATGTTTATCAAAATACACTACTACTGTATTACGCAAGAACACAACGCATTTCCCGACCAGAATAGTACTCGTTCCGTTTCATAATATTTTGTCtcaaattatttttaaaaaatgtatacgtaacaagaattatgaaacggagagtaGAGAGTAAATAATATACCAGGAACTTGTACGTGTAGAAAGGGTCGGCCGAGACGAGCTGCCCGGGCGActgcggcgcggcggcgtgcAGAAGGCACACGAGCGACTCCCACTGGTTCCGGCCCAGCGAGTCCCCCACGAACATCACCGTCCTCCCCTTCATCCGCGCCAGGAAGTCGGCGCCGTCGAACCTGGGTATCTCGCAGCCGGCCGGCTTCCACTGGTACCGGAGGTACTCGGTGTCCGGCCTGCCGTAGACCTGGCAGTTGAACTCCGGGTCGATGACGGGGCACTTGTAACCCGTGTAGGCCGGTGCAgagccgtcgccgtcgacgcgGGCCCAGCTGCCGCTGAAGATGTCGCAGCCCTTGGGGCCCGGCAGGACGTCGCGCCGGTGGCGCCGTGCGAGCCCGATGGCGAGCGCTGACGAGGCCGGCAGCAGCGAGAAGGCgtagtggaggaggagcaagacGGCGGCGAGAACGACGGAGTTCTTGCCGGAGAGCAGCGTCATTGCAAGGAGAGGAGCAAAGGGAAAGAAAGCGCAGGGCGGCTTTCCCGCGGCCCCTTTATACCACCGCCGCTGATCAATCGATGCGGGTGACTGTTTTGCCGCGCGAATTAGCAAATGGAGAGACTACAGTTACGTGATTGGCTGGGGACTGGAGAGGAGGTGTGCTTGTGAGGGTAAGATTGATGGATTGATTAGAGTTCACGTGATGTGTTTGCAGGGATCGCCTTAATTAGTAGATTGGGCAACTTCCACTGGAATCCATGGATTCGTTGCCTTTGCCCTTCGGTGCACGCAGTGTTAGGTGCATGGAGAGATTTGAGTTTTGGAATTCGTGCGTGCATCGAAATGGAATCGTTATGTTTTGCACGCAGTGTCGAAAATGAGGATATTTGTTTTGGAATTTGAGGtaggtttttttctttctgtttgaGGCATCAAATCTGAGACAAAACGTGACGAGAGATCACATGAATGAGTAGGCCGGGAGTGAAACAAAAATGATAGGCTGGATCGGTCAGCCTCTTTCTTGTCGATTTCACGGGCTAGTCGGCTAGTCTCCCTCTAGTGGCTGCCATAGTGCCATGGGTACATGTTGGATGTCGGATCCGGAGGTTTCAGCAGCAGATGAAAACAAAGCTTTTGGCTGCGTGCCTGCGTGCAGAACAGAGAAGAATGATATGGTACTACCAGTTTTGACACGAGTAACCACGCTGACCTGATTCTCCCGCTCCTGTAAAAAGTGGCGATATCCTTCTTTCTTTGAGAATAAAAAAGACGACGGGCAACATCTTGATTCTTCGGTTCAAGCCCTTTTTGGGGTCCATTTCGTGTTGACATGGATATGACTTTCAGGGGAAGACAGAGCATTCACATCGTACAAAACTGATAAGGAATGATGATGTGCTTTTCTTGCCGCCGGCAGGCAGCGATAGACAAtgtgtacttcctccgtccaacaaaatatgtatcaattttgatcaaatttaaatgcatctatacattaaatcatgtctaaatacattcaaattttgacaaacttgagacattttttgttggatggagggagtagaaaaaaatGCATCCTTCGTTCCTTCTCGCGACGTTTTCCAAACTTAACAATTTTGCTTAGCCGTGGATGCATGCAGGTATGCTACGCAACAACCTAGGAACTGGGCCTGCGGTCAAATATGACCGTACGATCTAACAAACCCAAACCCAATATGCGCATAGTCTAAAGGAAAGCCAGGCCCATGTAATGCCTcgtttatcttttttttccctcccCATACAAAAATTAATTACTCCGCTATAAGTGTCTTGCGTCTCTTCCTTCTCATCATAATACagactactccctccgattctaaattcttgtttcaaatttgtccaaatatggatgtatttattcttaaaaaacgtctagatacatgtaatacttcgacaacaatttagatcAAAGAAAGTAATAAAGATGGTATTAGAGGTCCGAATACTAGTTTTCCTCCGGCCGTCGCCACCCATGAAATCACCGTCGGTGAGGTGATTCCGGCAAGATTCCCCCGCATTGACGACGAGAAGGAGTCCGATGGAAACTTTCAGCTGGAATGGACATGAGATTCTGTTGATAACACTGACAAACTCAAGCTGAGTGCCCTTGTTCGGTCTGACACTGACGAACCCCGTGCCTTCTATGAGCTTTGATTTCAGCCTCTGTCCAAGACGTTTCTCTTTACAGGGACGGCCCATGGCAAGATGATGAGAAAGCACAGGCCCTTCGAATAGAATCATTATTTTAGAGTACAAATGCCAGCCAGCATTGGTCTATTGGAAACGATGCTAAGAAAACATGAACTGAACGGACAAATGCTAAGAAGCACGCTATGCACTGACGCGAGACGGGGATTGGAGACAACCATTTATGACCGGGAGCACCAAAACATTTGAAACCAGCTAACTTTAGCTCATCGTACATACCGTCCAAAATCCATAGTAATAGTACCCACCATCAGGCATCGCCACAACGATTTATACGTGGAGGATTCGCTAAAAATGTTAGGGCGGAACAAGGTCCCATCCTCAGCCAAGCAGAGTGTTTCATGGTGATAGCTCAAATGGCAGAGTGCTTGATATAGTATTTTACACCGTGAAGCAACCCTCGGTGGAGAGACCGAGATAGCAGATTAGCTTTTCACTTGCACACATAAGAGACTAAGATGATGACTATACATAAAGACTGCTTGAATGTTTATTGCAAAATATTGCAGCTCCCGTGGATCCAAAGCATCGGTGGAACGGATCCACCTTTGGTCATTTTATGGAGACCCCTCAGGGCTCAGCCAGACACTCCTAGTTTCCCACGGCCAGTGCTCCTTCTAATACGCCGGTAGCATTTGC
This is a stretch of genomic DNA from Brachypodium distachyon strain Bd21 chromosome 1, Brachypodium_distachyon_v3.0, whole genome shotgun sequence. It encodes these proteins:
- the LOC100830770 gene encoding asparagine synthetase [glutamine-hydrolyzing] 1, producing MCGILAVLGCADWSQAKRARVLACSRRLKHRGPDWSGLFQCESNFLAQQRLSIVSPLSGDQPLYNKDRTVVVVANGEIYNHKKIRKQFAAKHAFTTGSDCEVIIPLYEEYGENFVNMLDGVFSFVLFDTRNKTYMAARDAVGVNPLYIGWGSDGSVWISSEMKALHEDCPKFELFPPGHLYSSAAAGFRRWYNPEWFLEHVPATPYQPRVLREAFEKAVIKRLMTDVPFGVLLSGGLDSSLVASVTKRHLVETEAAEKFGTELHSFVVGLEGSPDLKAAREVADYLGTIHHEFHFTVQDGIDAIEEVIYHNETYDVTTIRASTPMFLMARKIKALGVKMVLSGEGSDELLGGYLYFHFAPNKEEFHKETCRKVKALHQYDCLRANKATSAWGLEVRVPFLDKEFIEVAMSMDPEWKLYDPDLGRMEKWVLRKAFDVEEEPYLPKHILYRQKEQFSDGVGYNWIDGLKAFTEQQVTDEMMKNAAEEYPYNTPINKEAYYYRMIFERLYPQDSARETVPWGPSIACSTPAAIEWVAQWKASNDPSGRLIASHNDSSAAGPAAHTEDVGHTSCKGIVNGVVTANGNGHINGVVPNGKTNGILG
- the LOC100841397 gene encoding protein PMR5, with translation MTLLSGKNSVVLAAVLLLLHYAFSLLPASSALAIGLARRHRRDVLPGPKGCDIFSGSWARVDGDGSAPAYTGYKCPVIDPEFNCQVYGRPDTEYLRYQWKPAGCEIPRFDGADFLARMKGRTVMFVGDSLGRNQWESLVCLLHAAAPQSPGQLVSADPFYTYKFLEYELVLSFHRAPYLVDIDVVQGKRVLMLDDIAENAQAWRGADVLSFNSGHWWTHTGALQGWDYMGVGGRYTEDMDRMAAFQRGMTTWANWVDLNVDPAKTRVFFQSMSPTHYSSKEWPNPVSKNCYGETAPLMTGLNSTAQPASTGQQQVIQTVLQGMRSPVHLLDITALSALRKDAHPSVYSGDLSPPQRANLAASADCSHWCLPGLPDTWNQLFYTLLFYQ